The stretch of DNA CAGGATTAATCAACAGGTCCAAAGTGAGTGCTTTCGCTGCCAACTTTTCAATATTGGCTAAGAACGTGTCGTCACCGATGGCACGTAGGTGTCCCCCGCCGAGGCGTATTCCGCGAAAGAGTGGATTCGCAGAAAACCTTGACAGAGACGCTTCAAAATCCGCTGCGTCGGGCTCTAAGTGTCCAACGAACCCAACAATGAAAGGCTCATCTGCGGCGAGGTCGAGAATCCACTGGTTGTCTTCAAGCCATTTGCTCGCCTCAACGACGACAGTGCCTGTCGCACCTTCGGGGACAGCGAGTGCTTTGTAGTCTTCCGGCATAACCTTTCGGTAAAGCACGTCATCATCTGGGTTCGGCCACGGAACGCCTTCGGGGCGCGTTGGATCGTAGAAATGTGTATGTGTATCAATAATCATTTTTTAATTTTTCCTTTTATCGTAATAGGGCTCTTAACCTGTTTGCTGTTTGGATGTAATCCTTCTGATCAGGCACAGCAACAGAAGCGGGAACTGCAACGTGATGTGTTGAAGCTCAGAATGGGACAGGCACTCAATCCGACAGATGCGGAAGGGTATATTCAACTCGGCATAGCCTATCGTGAACTCGGTGAATATGAGAATGCTATGGACGCTTTCCAAAATGCTATTGTACTTGATGACCAGCACCATCACGCCTATAACAATCTCGGTTTGGTTTACACCGACCTCGGCTTGTTTGTCCCTGCGATTGAGACGTTCCACACTGCGCTTGAGTTATCCCCGGGAAACCCCGCCTTCTACAACAATCTCGGCTATGCTTACGACATGACAGACCAGTTCGACGAGGCACTTGCCGCCTTCCAAAACGCTATTGAGACGGAACCAACCTTTGCCGATGCTTACTACAATATGGCGGGTGCCTATCTCCAACGCGAAATGTATCAGGAGGCTATCCAAAATTACAAGGCAGCCCTCGAAATAGAGGAAGGGGAC from Candidatus Poribacteria bacterium encodes:
- a CDS encoding amidohydrolase family protein, with the translated sequence MIIDTHTHFYDPTRPEGVPWPNPDDDVLYRKVMPEDYKALAVPEGATGTVVVEASKWLEDNQWILDLAADEPFIVGFVGHLEPDAADFEASLSRFSANPLFRGIRLGGGHLRAIGDDTFLANIEKLAAKALTLDLLINPEMLSVLPTLVEHTPEMHIVINHIAGARISEQPPDPGWVSAIHEVARYPNIYCKVSGLAEHTGQIPAPTDVAYYTPTIDVLWEAFGEDRLIYGSNWPVSERFAPYKVVQQLVNDYFSAKGDAVKAKFFHENATAAYRLK
- a CDS encoding tetratricopeptide repeat protein, whose translation is MLKLRMGQALNPTDAEGYIQLGIAYRELGEYENAMDAFQNAIVLDDQHHHAYNNLGLVYTDLGLFVPAIETFHTALELSPGNPAFYNNLGYAYDMTDQFDEALAAFQNAIETEPTFADAYYNMAGAYLQREMYQEAIQNYKAALEIEEGDADTYFNLGLAYEENGEFLPAIQSYEKGLSLDDSDAEAYYRLAQAYEKNGDPLMMRRYLEIFLERAKGVPYLEQQIRTAEEMFDR